One stretch of Tribolium castaneum strain GA2 chromosome 5, icTriCast1.1, whole genome shotgun sequence DNA includes these proteins:
- the LOC103312923 gene encoding protein FAM32A yields MGQSDDPYAQVCKGKLQLKGDNSIKKKKKKKDKKLLEQVSKIVESETPESKPARQKTKAELAFLKQQEKMQTQRILEKASMTHKERVEKFNQHLDGLTEHFDIPKVSWTK; encoded by the exons ATGGGGCAAAGTGACGACCCATACGCACAAGTTTGCAAgggaaaattgcaattaaaaggTGATAACagcattaaaaagaaaaagaagaagaaagatAAGAAGTTGTTAGAGCAAGTGAGCAAAATTGTCGAAAGTGAGACACCGGAATCAAAGCCTGcgaggcaaaaaacaaaagccGAACTTGCGTTCTTAAAACAGCaagaaaaaatg CAAACTCAACGCATCTTGGAAAAAGCGTCAATGACACACAAAGAAAGAGTAGAAAAATTCAACCAACACTTGGACGGGCTCACGGAACACTTTGACATACCTAAGGTCTCTTGGActaagtaa
- the park gene encoding E3 ubiquitin-protein ligase parkin, which produces MMSFIINVIKDLLHKMLQFLSFSRKTLSNNLSIYIKTNTGNTLSVDLDPTWDIKEVKEFVAPQLGLKPGEVKIIFAGKELGDNISISECDLGQQSTLHAIKITKKPNPPTLNNAVIEESDEGKPLCETLSDLSFSNDDYEEGPTEQRKVHFFVYCPTCKALKNGKLRVRCHFCKSGAFTVHSDPQNWNDVLQPKQITGLCENSPELCANVLNNKEPTFAEFYFKCSEHTSLGETDEAVPLYLIRPNLKEVPCLACADINETVFVFPCKEGHVTCLDCFRQYCTTRLRERQFWQHPEFGYTLACPAGCPDSFIQEIHHFRLLSESQYTQYQRFATEEYVLRSGGVLCPQPGCGMGILADPECTKITCINGCGYVFCRLCLQGFHIGECEAPEGDVGAPGDCSYNVDPTRAAEARWDEASKVAIKVLTKPCPKCRTPTERDGGCMHMICTRAGCEYHWCWVCQTAWTRDCMGSHWFG; this is translated from the exons atgatgagttttattatcAACGTAATTAAAGATTTGTTGCATAAGATGTTACAATTTCTGTCATTTAGTAGAAAAACGCTGAGCAATAATTTGagtatttacataaaaaccaACACAGGGAATACGCTTTCGGTCGATTTGGACCCCACCTGGGACATAAAAGAGGTGAAAGAGTTCGTTGCGCCCCAATTGGGACTGAAACCAGGCGAGGTAAAGATTATTTTCGCTGGAAAAGAGCTGGGAGACAACATTAGTATTTCT GAATGTGATTTGGGCCAACAAAGCACCCTCCACGCTATCAAAATCACCAAAAAGCCCAACCCTCCCACTTTAAACAATGCCGTAATTGAGGAAAGTGACGAGGGCAAACCTCTGTGTGAGACCTTATCAGATTTGAGTTTTTCAAACGATGATTACGAGGAAGGGCCCACCGAGCAACGCAAAGTCCACTTTTTTGTCTATTGCCCCACGTGTAAAGCCCTCAAAAATGGGAAATTGCGAGTTCGGTGCCACTTTTGCAAATCGGGGGCTTTCACGGTGCACTCAGACCCCCAAAACTGGAATGATGTGCTGCAGCCAAAGCAGATAACCGGCCTTTGTGAGAATAGCCCCGAATTGTGCGCCAAC GTTCTGAACAACAAAGAACCGACTTTCGccgaattttatttcaaatgctCGGAGCACACGTCCCTTGGAGAGACCGACGAGGCTGTTCCCCTCTATCTAATTCGTCCAAATTTAAAAGAAGTGCCTTGTCTAGCGTGCGCTGACATAAA cgaAACCGTGTTCGTCTTTCCATGTAAAGAGGGCCACGTTACTTGCCTCGACTGTTTCCGCCAGTACTGCACGACACGGCTGCGGGAACGCCAATTCTGGCAACACCCCGAGTTTGGCTACACGCTAGCGTGCCCCGCTGGCTGTCCCGACTCCTTCATCCAGGAGATCCACCATTTTCGCCTCCTGTCAGAGAGTCAA tacaCACAATATCAGAGATTTGCGACTGAAGAGTATGTGTTGCGCTCCGGTGGGGTGCTCTGCCCCCAGCCGGGCTGCGGCATGGGCATACTGGCGGACCCCGAGTGCACCAAAATCACGTGCATCAACGGCTGCGGCTACGTTTTCTGCCGCCTGTGCCTCCAGGGGTTCCACATTGGGGAGTGCGAAGCGCCCGAAGGGGACGTGGGGGCCCCGGGGGATTGTTCGTACAATGTGGACCCCACAAGAGCCGCGGAAGCCCGTTGGGACGAAGCTTCGAAAGTTGCGATTAAAGTCTTGACAAAGCCCTGTCCCAAATGTCGCACCCCCACTGAACGAGATg GGGGCTGCATGCACATGATTTGCACAAGAGCAGGCTGCGAATACCACTGGTGCTGGGTGTGTCAAACCGCGTGGACGAGAGACTGCATGGGGAGTCACTGGTTTgggtaa
- the Alg2 gene encoding alpha-1,3/1,6-mannosyltransferase ALG2, whose protein sequence is MPKRKVAFIHPDLGIGGAERLVLDVASALSKQGNEIILLTNHFDKNHAFEELKNGEFPVQVYGDWLPRHLFGRFQALCAYIRMIYLTLVYAIFYRTTQKPDVYFVDLIPMAVPILKLFGEKVIYYCHHPDLLASAPGGALKNFYRKPINWLELKSTARADIILVNSEYTASVFRETFPQITKTVQVVYPTVASSFLEAVKNTKNPRPIHQIIPEIPQNAACVFLSINRFHPAKKLDLAINAMEILQRITSENERKGIFLVMAGGYDPQSSINASYFTDLEKLVAEKGLQDKIIFLKSPPDDVKTELLMACDCLVYTPVKEHFGIVPLEAMTVAKPVIACNSGGPRETVDHGNTGYLCEPTPDSLAQFMYRIFKSDNKAMGLKGRKVLQEKFSNESFARNLKKILDHTSVNKKFI, encoded by the coding sequence ATGCCGAAACGAAAAGTAGCTTTTATTCACCCTGATTTGGGAATAGGGGGTGCGGAACGGTTAGTTTTAGACGTCGCGAGTGCCTTATCTAAACAAGGAAACGAAATAATTCTTCTAACCAACCATTTCGACAAAAACCACGCTTTTGAGGAGCTCAAGAATGGGGAGTTCCCCGTTCAAGTGTACGGCGACTGGCTTCCGAGACACCTCTTCGGAAGGTTCCAAGCACTGTGCGCTTACATcagaatgatttatttaacacTAGTCTACGCAATTTTCTACCGTACCACTCAAAAGCCTGACGTGTACTTTGTGGACTTAATCCCTATGGCTGtgccaattttgaaattattcggCGAAAAAGTTATCTATTATTGTCACCACCCGGACTTGCTCGCCAGTGCGCCAGGGGGGgccttaaaaaatttctacaggAAGCCCATAAACTGGTTGGAGTTAAAGTCCACAGCTCGGGCTGATATCATTCTAGTGAATAGTGAGTACACGGCTTCGGTCTTCCGGGAGACTTTCCCCCAAATCACAAAGACTGTACAAGTGGTGTACCCCACAGTGGCCTCCTCGTTCTTAGAAGCcgtcaaaaacaccaaaaaccCCAGACCAATCCACCAAATAATCCCAGAAATACCCCAAAACGCCGCCTGTGTCTTCCTCTCCATCAACCGCTTCCATCCCGCCAAGAAACTGGACTTGGCCATCAATGCGATGGAAATTTTGCAAAGAATCACCTCGGAAAATGAACGTAAAGGCATTTTCTTGGTTATGGCCGGGGGCTACGACCCCCAATCGTCCATAAACGCCAGTTATTTCACCGACTTGGAGAAACTCGTCGCTGAGAAGGGGCTCCAAGACAAGATTATTTTCCTCAAGTCGCCCCCCGATGACGTCAAGACGGAACTTCTGATGGCGTGTGACTGCCTCGTTTACACGCCCGTGAAGGAGCACTTCGGCATTGTCCCCCTCGAGGCAATGACGGTGGCTAAGCCCGTCATTGCGTGCAACAGTGGGGGCCCCCGAGAGACAGTCGACCACGGAAACACGGGCTATTTATGCGAACCGACCCCCGACAGTTTAGCGCAATTCATGTACAGGATATTCAAGTCGGATAACAAGGCAATGGGGCTCAAGGGGCGCAAAGTGTTGCAGGAGAAATTCTCAAATGAGAGTTTTGCAAGGAATTTGAAGAAAATCCTTGATCACACTAGTGTAAATaagaagtttatttaa